The Glycine max cultivar Williams 82 chromosome 3, Glycine_max_v4.0, whole genome shotgun sequence sequence GCTGCAACTCAATCATATTTCCCCCATTTCCTGCATTGAACTCCTTTGTACATGCTTGATGGTTTCCTATTCCTCCTACTTGCTTTGATCTTATTTTAATAATCCAAACACTTacttttctcaaaaaaattgatacagcaattttagtttttttaaattttattttaataatcataGTTAACCAATATATACACAGACCCTAGAGTTATTACTTATTGGGTATTTGTCTATTTAAGGAGAGAGAGGTTCTTTTGGCAAACGCTATGTTTGTTACTGtcttttttacaaaaatcattTTCTCTGGTCCTTTAAACATTTGGGTGCAATTTTCTTTGGTCTTTTTTACATTCTCAAAGGATTCCAACTTCGAAccaatgacttgaaattttacCTATGAGTGACTACTTCTGTCAGTCTAATTAAGtgtttatatatttagttttgtGAGTATTCAATTCCTTGTAGACCAATGATAAGTTGTAAGGGTTATCGGGCAATGCTAATTCCCTTGGTATGGCAATGTATTCTACTGTTATTTTGCACAAGAAGAACTACAAACAATGCTTTTTCTATTTGTGCAAGATCATGGAATTATTCTTATCGAGATAATATAATGGGTTGAGTTGTACTTATGTGCGTCAAATAGCATTTCATTTCATGTGAAAAGTATACATTTTGAGGCCAACTTTTCTGCTTGTGCATGCTGAAAATTGGTAACACCtactcttgagtcttgaatcatGGCCGTCCAATATTTGGACCCTCGTTAATGTAATTAGATTCTTCTTGTTGTTTAGCTGATTACAGTTATTTGACCACTTGTAATGGTACTGATTTTCTCAATTCTAAATTCAGTGCAGTTGGTGAATCAGAGAAACTCTGTGGGCACCCAAAAAAGACTAGGTACTTTGGCTAAAGCAACATTGGTGAAGCCAAAGTCATAACTCTAGTGATGTGAAAGAAATGCACCGAGACAAAACTACAATTTGGTTCATTCTTCTCtcttgttccctttttatgcttTTGTCATGTGGATTGTGGAGGTACTACTTTTCTTTTGGTAGATTCTGTGCACTGTTGTTAGTTCATACTACAGTGTTTTCTCTTGCTTGATCATTTTcggtttataattttctttttatataaatcaGTTTTTATGTCAATTTTAAAACTTTACCTCGTACATTTATTCTCTCTAGTTGAAAAAAGTTTTCCTTAAATTCATCCAAGATtcagaaaaaataacaaaaattgtgTTATACAATTGACAATAGGGAAATCCTATGTAAATACtaactaataattttctttGCTAAAAAAGTACTGACAGAGTAACTCTAATGTTTTGTtctctaatattttaaatagaatcagtcaaaattatagttttttgtactcttaaaaaaaacttatgctcAAAATTCACAGTAACTCTTGCAATTTAGAACATAGTAATCAAAGGATCTCAATCAATTTTGTGAAATCTAATAATTGTGTGAAGAAAAAACATATTACAATTCAATCCATGATCATTATCATCCAACCAACAATTCACATTGCCGGTGTTATAAATCATTAAAACTATACCACATCCATCTAGTGCTCCTTTTTTAAAGcataattatattctttttaagcTTCATAATTCAGTTATACTGAACTTTCAATACTTCTCCGGCAGCACCAAAGATACCTTCCTCAGTCACCCACTCAAAACAGTTACAttagcaaaagaagaaaagaaactaataaaataagacAAGTAGTCATACaacaaaaaaccaaataaaataatgtaccTAACCTAATAACACcaatatcatcttttttttaagaggttattaatataattaaaacataCAATTTGAAACTTCATATACAATTCCATTCCATTTGCAGAATACATGAAACTTACAAATAAGACTTAGCTTTTGAAAATTCATTGGCTAAAGATTCAACTTAAGTTTGTAGAAGGATTCTGTTGGCACAAGAGATTcacaaaattagaaataataaaaatacactCAAAAGAGAAGAAGTGAAAGTCTGATGTTCATTCTTAGAGCAGCTGAAATGCTTTGTATCTAATACATATATTCTCACAAAACAGAACATTAGTTACTTCTACCCAACAAGCTTAATAGCTCGTATACTGATCATAAACACAAAGCTTAAAACACACTCGAGCAAGTACTAGTCAACACACTTACTGAACATACACTTACTACAATgcataaagtataaaaaataaatacacttGAATAAGCTTGATCTCACAATTCTTAACAGCCTCACGAACAACATGGAAATCACTTGAATATGCTTTGTCTTTCCATGCTAAACAGGATTTTCAGCAATGACAATTGCTTATTTACTGTCACAATAAATCTCAGTAGCGTCCATCTTCTCCACTCccaaatcaaacataattttcttcAACCAAATGGCTTAGTTTGTTGCTGCAGCTGCTGCTACATATTCAGCTTCAGCAGTAGATTGAGTTACAATGTCCTGCTTATTTGAGTTCCAAGAGAACATGTGTGAGCCTAAGGAAAAAACATATTCAGTAGTGCTCTTCATGTCATCAAGGTTTCCAGCCTAATCATTGTCAACATAACCAAACAAACTTCCATTTTCATCTGGTTTAAACCAGATTCTAAATTGAGTTTCAAGTACTTAAGTGCTCTCTTTGCTACTACAAAATGTAACACACTTAGACTTTTCATAAATGTTGAGAGTAAGCTGGCTGCATACGTAAGATCTGGTCTAGATGAAGTGAGATAAAGCAAACTTCCAATCACATTTCTATAAAGAGAATCGCCCATCTTTTCAGCTCCATCATCTTTGGATAGTTTCAGATTCTGCACCGAAGGAGTAGGGACAAATTTGCAACTTTTCATTCTAAACTTCTTCAAAATTTCATAAGCATACTTTTCTTGATTCAGAAAAATACCAACTTCACTTTGATGCACTTCCAAGCCTAGAAAATAATTCATTTCTCATAAGTTGGATATCTGAAACTGATTTTGCATCTCCACTATCAGTTGTTGCACTTCTTGTTGATTATTGCTAGTCATTAGAAAATCATCAACATACACAGAGACAATTAAAGAGCCACCATCCAACAACCTTTTCACATAAAGAGTTGCATCATTTTCACTCCTAAAACCTTGACTGCTAAAGTAAGCATCAATGTTGTTgtaccaagctctaggagctTGTTTCTACCCATACGAAGCTTTATGAAGCTTATACACCTTGTCTTATCTTCCTTTCACAACAAAGCCTTCAGATTGAGCTACATAAATTTCTTCAGTCAAGTTCCTATTCAAGAATGCAGATTTGACATCTAAATGCCAAATTTTGCACTTCATTTCAGCTGCCAAAGCTACAAGAATGCGAATAGTGTTCATTTTTGTAACCGGAGAAAACGTCTCTACATAATCAATTCCAGGTTGCTGAGCATAACCTTTAACAACTAGTTTGGTCTTGTATTTGTTAATGGACCCATTAAGATTCAGCTTTACCGTATAAACCCATTTAACTCCAATAGAATTTTTGTCTTCCAGTTTGTCAACCAGCTGCCATGTATTGTTGTCTTCAATGGTGGTCATCTCCTTCATAGAATGGTTCCATTGTTCAAACTTACTAGCTTTTTCATTAGACATTAGGTTCAAATCTTTCGGCTAAGAGAACGAAGACTTTCTCAACTATCCTACTGTATAGAAATTTCTCCGCTAACAACTTGATTTGATTCACAACCTTCATCAGTCTGGTCATgaaatcttttatgtttttagccTCATTCATCTTTAAGGCTTCAAACTCCCTCTTAAGGTTGAGAACCTACATTTTCTTGGTCCTCTCATTTCCAAAGAACTCCTCTTGAAGTTTCTCCCAAATCTCCCTTGCTGTATCCAAGTTGGAAATTCTCATAAAAACATCATCATCCACAACTGAGTGCAAGATGGTAAGAGCCTTTGCTCTTTTGGCAACTTGCTTACTGTGAAATCTGATCTGAGCAACAGTTGGATTCTCTTCCAAAGCTGGTGGTTCAGTTGTTTCCATTACtttccaaagatcaaaagctttcaactgcCTTCTCATCTTCACAACCCACATTTCGTCGTTCTTTCCTGTGAATACAGGAGGTGCTAGTAATGGAACATTGTTGGAAGCCATTTAAAAAGTTGGGTATTCTAAAAAAGGATTGGGTTCTCTCAAACTCTATTTTTGATTTCCAATTTCTCTCTACACTCAAGGTTCTCTCACAGTCCCTCATGATCAAATCAACTctagataccaattgttggcACAAGAGATTCACAAACCCAGAAATCAGAAAAATGCACTCAAAAGAGAACAAGTGCAAGTCTAATTCATTCATACAGCAGCTAAAATGCTTTGTGTCTAATACATATATTCTCACAAAATAGAACAGTAGTTACTTCTATCTAACAAGCTTAATAGCCCATCTACCCATCATAAATAGAAAGCTTAAAACACAGTCCAACAAGTACTAGTCAACACACTTACTGAACACACACTTTTACACTGcataaagcataaaaaataaatacacatAAGAAAATTCAGCAActacattagaaatttcagtGCATTAACAGATACCATTTGTGCTTTTGAAATGAATATATGTTCATAGTCTTTTAAACGTGTTTGAGAAAGGTTTGAAGTTTGATTTCctcctaataaaaattaataaattattaattaatatttaccgttaaaataaaataaatatatgttcataGTCTTTTAAACGTGCTTTTGAAATGAATATATGTTCATAGCCTTCTTTTGCATGCATTCAAGCACATTGTCAAAGCTTTTTGTGAAAGAATCCAGCACCTCATGTTCCAGTTCTGATCCAACAGAACTCCAATCAATCCCCAACTTCTCAATTGCATTGTAAATGTCTTGAGCCTCTGATACTTTTGCATCAAGCGTTCTTGAAAGAATACGATGGTCCATGAATGCTTGAAGAGCTTGTACTAAAAAGGTTGAAATCTATAGAGGCACCAAATAAACGCAAGGTTATTTCAGCAACCTATTAATGAATGATCTGAACTTTAAGCTTTTTCACACCAACATTAATCCATATTAGCCCACATGGCCATCCAGtcaaggtaaaaaaataaggaaaccgATATAACTTACTGTATCTCGTCCAATAACAGAATTAACATAAAACGTGTCAGGGTAAGATGGATTTTTCACATTTGTTGAAGCCCACATCAACCTCTGCTTCTTGGCACCTCTATTCTCCAAGCGTTCCCATCTTGGACCAGAAATTTTTTTCTGGTAAAGTTGGTATGCTAAGACTGCTTGAGCAACCGCACCCTATAAGaattgatataatattttagGCAAATGTTAAGTAGTTCCCTTAGGGCATTGGTTAAGAAAACTAAAAGGAGAAAGGTTTTAAAGGCAAAATGCTTCACATTACCTTTCCTTTGAGATCAAGAGCCTCAGTAGTACCAATTTGCTCAAGTTTCTTGTCAAGTGTAACATCCATTCTACTGATGTAGAATGCTGCTGCACTTGAAACCTTAGAGAGATCAGTCATGCCACAAGACTCAAGGCCATCCAAGTAAGCATCAATCACTGCTTCATATTTAGGGAGGTAGAATATGAGTTGTTCAAATACGCAAACTATGAGCCTATTGCTGTTACAGCCAATAAGGATCAAAATTTGTGACATCAGAATGCACATAACAAACTTACAGTGGCATTTACACTTATCCCCAGAGAAATGACCTCCTTCATGGAAGAGATGGATTCATCAGTGGCAGGAATTTTCATGTAAACACACGGACTTCCAACCATATTATGAAGCCATTTTGCTGCCTCAATTGTCCCCTTGGTGTCATTTGCTAGCTTTGGGGAAACTGCAAGAGATACATGTCCATCTTCCCCATCTGTTTCATTGTAAATTGGCTCCAGAAGTTTGCAAGTATCCTGTATGTCCTTCACAACCAATTCCCAATAAGCACTTTCTATGTCCTTCCCTGCCCCTACCAATTCAGAAACCTTTCAATAATTTATTCTAAGAACTGCAAATCAATCCCGTAACTAGCTCTGAAATGAACTTAAAACTTAACAAGATTTTCGTATTAGGGATACACAGCTGACAGGAGATTTACATAATAAAACCAttcttaaaaattcatttaattttacaacAACCGGCCAATCAAATATTACACAAGCTATTTTTTAACGTTGGCTTGATTACACCCGGTTTAACTTTAAcctattcattttattttttctgaaagAATGGCTAAATACACTTTTTACCTTATGATACAAAGTAGACTTCAATGATCTTTAGACAACAATGGCTCCAATTTGGAATCTCTCTCCTCGGGGAGTGGAGGCCTACCATTACCAGACTCCAAGTCGGTAATTGAAAGCTTCTCCACTCTCTCTTTTGATAATCGTGCAAACAAACTTGGTTTGTTCTCTACTGAAGAGAATGGTGCTTGTGGACTGTTAGATGCTCCTTTCAAGCTTTGAACATGTTGCAAGCAAACTTGAACAGCATCATGTACTCTCACAAAGTACCATTCTTTGCCTATCAACTCCACCAGACCCGATCTAGACAAGGTAAGCAGAACTTCTGGACTTGGATTGGATATTGCAATCTGCAAGAAGAATAAGCTCAAGTTGGTTGGTGGGGACATTGTAAACCTGTAGCGATTATTTCAAGAATTCTAACGGTAGTTGAAACTTCACAATCTTATTCTACCTGAATGTCCCGTAATTTGTACTCCTgatacaagtctttcaaagccTGAACAGCACTAGAATCTATGTATGTCACAGCTGCAGTCATCAGAAGTcagaattattatcattatcccTTTCATAGTTTAGTTATGAACAATTGTAGTGGAAAACAACATTCACAAACTTCAGTACAATGTGGTTCATGTAATTCAGCATCTGAGGTAACTTAAAAGTAATGAAAATGATAAACACCTGCTGAAAATGTCTCACACAGCATCCACACGATCCAGTTATGACACAGTTAACCACCATTAGAAATTAGGCATTTTGATAGTCTCATGAATCAATTGAGTCATATTGACCATTAGTGCCACTAGTACACATCGATAATTATACATTCACATTCATTTactctttaaataaaatttcaacatgTTAAGAAATATGTTAGCTTAAATAGTTAAACACATGAACAATACAGCATATGCCTCTTTGTGCACAGGGCAAGCAAGACTTACGTGCCATCTCTAGAATCACAAAATAAATTCTTTCAACCTCAGGTCCACGTCTTTTAGAACGATCAACATCAACTTCATATTCACGCAACCTGATAAGAGAACTCTAAATGAATTAAGGCACGCTCTTGATTGGGAAAATGTCAATTACAACTCACTTCTCATTACCTGTCCTTGATGTAACTTGTgtttgcaaaataaaaatatagccTAATCAAAATAATCCTTAGTACAAGGAAAATATTGTCAAAAAACTCATGGTTCAACTAAGAACCTGCTGAAACTCATGATTGTTTGTCATATCACTTAATGTTGTCAAAATGTTCaactatatgtatatataaatgtatttgCCATGTCCTGATCTGGTTTGTAGTTTTGACACGATTATTTTGAacctaatatatttttcttttaaatgtaGGTTGTGAAGCTTCATTAAAATACTGGGTATGTAGACAAGACACCAACACAAAGACTGCTCCAGGTCATTGGTAAGCATAAGCTCCTattcatcaatattttctttgctAGATTTGAAGATAGTTTTGATAAATTATGATGCTACCACACTTTCATTTTCCTAGCAAGTAtcttagttatttttgtttttaagtggaCGAAAACACAGGTATTTATCAGAATGTTGTTATTTTGATTGCACTGCCTAACAGcttaagaatgaaaataaaatctcaaaagtCCAAAGATAATCAATGGTAATCATATAAcaagaattctcttgatttagGAGGTTATATTTTGACACTTCAACATCCAGTATGATTTGTCTTTATTAGAGCATTTATGATCAAGTAATTAAGAATTTGTTGCATATAAGGGTAgcttaaactttgaaaataattaagaatataacATCCCACTTgaactttgaaatgaaagaaCCACAAATTCCATTCTAATAATAAATGGGAACTTGGAACCCACACTAAGAAAAAAGCAAGTTGGGCACGAAATCAAGTTGGCGGCATAGGAACAAAATCATCTTTGCTAATGATACATTTGACGCTACCAAACTGCTGGACGATGCAGTTTTTTTGTTATGGACGTGGCTTCGAAACTTAGAGAAGGATTTTGTTACCCATTACAACCACTGGTCTAGTAACATCACAAGTGGTTTTAGTAGGTAGCTCAGGGTGTAATGTTAGACTGTTACTAGAGTTTATTATATGTTATGTACCCAGAAATTGGTTCTATGTTACACTACATTAAGTCTGCCATGGAACCAAAAATCTGACCCCTCTATCTGTACTTTTGAGTACATCTGGtactttattaatataaatacttatttttgctgataaaaaaaagttaatttttaccACACAACACTAGCACACAACACTAGCCAAAACTTAATTTGTTTCCatttgacaaaatatttaaattatcctTATTTCAGTTAAAATAAACCTCTTTACTGGTTGTACTATTTTATAAACCTTAAACATGATGAATTGTTATTTGAGTATGATTGATCCAGCTGATAGTTTCCCCCATTCATGGTACAGATTATATGTCGTCATCACGACATTTGTGTTAGTGTTTTCCCTGTAACTGCATCCCCGCACTCGTTGTCATTCACACTGAGCATCTTTCGAGGTAtgtctctatttttaaaaagtggTATGATTGTAATATGTCGTTGTTAAAATATCGGTATTGTTTCATGTTACTAGCTAGTTGcattatgagtgaaccttagttgCATTATAAGTAATGTTACTAATActacatttttacaatttttttcacatatttttatttttctctatcacaacatttattttattacacatttttctcttctcttcttatttctttcttttgtataaaaattgtaattttttatataaattacgtTACTATAAAAAACAGTTATATAAATTACACTGATTACTGTACCAATccactaaaattatttaaagatctAGCAACAAGAGACTTgagtattttatataaaatacaaatttcaATACTATGtttatgaggaaaaaaaataatgttggaCGTATCTGatcctcttccattttttgtaCAATCCCCACTATTCCTGCACCAGCTAAGCTCCCACCTCGCTTTACAATTGTCTCACAAACCTCTAAAACTGTTTTTCTTTCACTTAAATTGGATTCAACCTAAAGTGAAACAACCCAATggaaacaaaacacaaaatgaaaattaattataggGTGGGTattatatgcatttttttagcAGATACAATAAAACACATTGCTCTTGTTTGACAATAATATGATCATAACTCTGCATCATCTTAAAAATCTGGTCCACAAGGAGTatgcttttaaataaaatatattttgaataattattttaaaaattactgttGAAAGAGTGAGTTTTATATTTGCAATatcaaataacaaaatgatgcttatttatataatagttCTCTTGGGAAATTACCATCTTTCTTTggccaagaaagaaaattaccaTCTTGGTTAAAGGGAGACCATTTGAGAAAGCTCCCCACTCAGTGCTCTACTATTTTCTGAATTCAAGTCTAGCTTTGAATATAGTTGTATCTTATAacatttttgaatatttttttgcattttgaatatttttgaattttcttaattttaaaaatagaaaaactattAAACTTGAAAATTGCAAAAGAACCAAAAGTACAACTAAACCTTAAAATATCAATCATTAGTTGTGGTCTTATGAAACAAAATAGCACCAACTTGCACACAGTTATGGGAAATTTTTGGATGTATGAAGTATTTACATGGCAAATTCAGTAAATCCTTCTCTGAATGTCAGCCCACAGTATTGTCCTCAATAGTGTTATAACAGAATAGTAAATGGCATTTGTATTATTGAGAAGATGACGGGTAATAgggttttactaaaaaaaaaaaaccttaaatatAGTATACATCCTTAATAAATATTcgatttttatgtttgttttgtaataaatatttgttttgtgtTAAGTTCttaataagaataattttttttgttcttaacaCTTATTTGTAGTTCCTCAttacttaataaattttgtatttgttctctaataattattttttattagttattagtcataactaaaacaaaattcGCTAATTAAAGTATTAAAGATCAAGAATAAAAGTGTTGTTTTATTAGGGACTCAacgcaaaataaaattttattagaaaataaataaaaaattcaaaaatatgaggttcaggaaaaaaaatattataagcttcctatctataatttttcttatttcttgttCTTTGTTGGTCAGTGTAGACTTATAAGTAACAATATATGATGTTAAATTAGCACCTCTAGAGCCTCAAAACTTGTCCCTGGCccaaaaatttatcattttagttaAATTAGCAACTCACATAAAACTTATACTACAAGAAATAACTGATACCACCTTCAAAAGTCGAATTTGATGTTTTAAAGCAATTACATCCCCAGTAGAATCTTCGTTCACCACAGCCTACAAGAACAATATATGGAATGTATAGTGATAGGTTCATGAGATTCATTCCTTTGAAAGAAATTCAGACTGGTCATAGAAAGCGTTTACAAGAGGCTCATAAATCCTATTCTTGAAAAATATCTGTACCAATTCAAGTGAGctgtcatttaattttaagaaataaaagctTCAAACTTGTGGGTGGTTTCTAGGTTTGGTTAATTGGGCACTTGCTTGGTAGATCCGAATAACTGTGTTAGTGAGTATGATTCTGAGTAATTTGTTACAATTATATCGActgatataatttaattattagattaaatgttatattattaatattaattatgaaaataagttttatggtattttaattcatcaataatacttgattttaatttttggccaaaaatagaaaaaataatttaggattttattcttaatattaattataagaacattCAAAATTCAGATAATatcaaatcttatattttttcttcattttaatttttggccaaaaatagaaaaaataatttaggatttttttttatcgtagGATGTTTGTAAATTTATGTGATGGACATATCTCACTGTgcatattaaaacaattttattgtttttccaCTAACTATTATGCatacttttttaatataactttgAATGAGATCAATTTTCAGAACTAGAACAAATTTATGGATTTGTGTTTGATCATTGTCAATATTGACTTGGCTTTAAGAGAAAATAGAGCCTCCATTTCTTACTGTTGAGTCTAGTGCTGTCATGGGAGATTTTCTGAGAGATATGAGCCCTTAAACAAAAGTGTGTCTGATGGTGACAAAATTCACCATAAAATTAGCCCATCAGGAACAAAACTACTATGACTATAAAGttcatatcatataaattcaagacataataataagtaaaagcAAAGTAGATTTTCCCAATTTGTGAATGATTGATGTCACTCTATCTTCCATTTGGTTCAGTGAGCCTTGATCTGCACCCTACTTGTTCTACAAACTTAGTAAGTCGCAAGTGTTTTGCAGCCCATTGTTCAGCCAACTTTTGCTCCTTGCTTTCAGCATCTCTTCTCAGCCCTGCCAACTGCTCCCTATATTCTGCTTCAATTCTATCCAATGCAGCCGTTTGCTCCTCCCTCAGAGCTTCCCTGATTTCTTTAAGTAAATCTCCCAATTCCTTATTGTCTAGTTCAAGTTGAACAATTTTACGTTCCAGTTCTCTCACCACCATCAATATCTACCTTTACATCTCTCACTGAATCCATTTGACAGGTATTAGAGACACGGAGAGCATTTAGTATGATGTGAATTTAATGGCATTAATTGATATTCATTCAATACAATATCAGTCATGTAAAAATGATTCAATATTTATGTTGTAGaaaaattcaaacataaataCTAGTTTAACATGATACTATGTTTAAAGAATGTGTCAGAAAATGTTCCAAGTTAGTATTTCGCTTTCAGCATATGCTTACCATCGGCATTATTGTTGGAAGATTGTTGCCCTGTCTTCTCACAATGTCTGACAACAACAGCCATGTGGCTATGGCCTTTCTGGAACTCATTCAAAATATCATAAAGTGGCAACGTTTCTGGAACCCTGttaatatatgtaataatttaGATATAAATGTATGATAATATAATACTCATTAATTCGGTGGTTATATTATATCATCCATAAAAATtgcaaaacataaaaaaaataccttggaATTCTTTGGATGGTCACATTTTTCACGGGTATTTCTTCTTCTGGGTCAATTGTCAATAAATTCTTAACCTGAAAGTAATAAGAGTGCATGCTTAAATCTAAATCAAATGTAATGTACAATCACAGAAATAGATGGCGTGGAGAAAAACATATGATATGTAGagcaaaggaaaaggaaatataaattcaaatctTAGTCTGACTCTCAAATAATGGTTATGTCACATGTCAAGGCTAAATTTCAATTTAAGCtgctttaaaattttcttaatttgtgaAAAATGATGCCTTAGGGTTTATCAAAACCTAGCAACATAGTTTTGGTCGAacagacaaaaataattaacttctGCAAATCATCTTGATGGAAAGAAAGTTAACAGGTTGAAGCTTAAAGAAAATAGTCTCATACTGTTTGTGGTTTTTATAAGTTTTCACATAGCAGAAAATGACTGTTCAATACTGaaggaataaagaaaaataagtgactgtatgcataattacataccAGAACAAGTCCA is a genomic window containing:
- the LOC100792138 gene encoding transaldolase; the encoded protein is MTDLSKVSSAAAFYISRMDVTLDKKLEQIGTTEALDLKGKGAVAQAVLAYQLYQKKISGPRWERLENRGAKKQRLMWASTNVKNPSYPDTFYVNSVIGRDTISTFLVQALQAFMDHRILSRTLDAKVSEAQDIYNAIEKLGIDWSSVGSELEHEVLDSFTKSFDNVLECMQKKAMNIYSFQKHV
- the LOC100791615 gene encoding sulfate transporter 4.1, chloroplastic; the protein is MAPVTYIDSSAVQALKDLYQEYKLRDIQIAISNPSPEVLLTLSRSGLVELIGKEWYFVRVHDAVQVCLQHVQSLKGASNSPQAPFSSVENKPSLFARLSKERVEKLSITDLESGNGRPPLPEERDSKLEPLLSKDH
- the LOC121174535 gene encoding DUF21 domain-containing protein At4g33700; this translates as MTPITDIFSIDINVKLDRDLMNPILEKGHSRVPVYYEQPTNIIGLVLVKNLLTIDPEEEIPVKNVTIQRIPRVPETLPLYDILNEFQKGHSHMAVVVRHCEKTGQQSSNNNADVRDVKVDIDGGERTGT